In Diadema setosum chromosome 7, eeDiaSeto1, whole genome shotgun sequence, the DNA window TTTTCTGGGGACACCTTCAAGCCAAATTGCTGCAGCCTATCCAGTACCCTAGCCAGGCGCTCCTCCATTTCCTCCAGCGTTTTGGAGAAGATTATCAGGTCATCCATGTACACCAACACCTCTAACATGTTCAGACCTGACATACACTTCTCCATCAGCCTTTGGAAGGTTGCTGGTGCTCCCTTCACACCTTGGGGCATACGCTCAAACTGGTAAAACCCCAAAGGGCAAGTGAAGGCCGTTTTCTCCTTGTCTGTTTCACGCATCGGGATTTGGTAGAATCCCGACTTTAGGTCGATAACAGAAAACCATTTACTGCCACTCAGGGAATCAATGGCCTCCTGTATCAGGGGCACTGTGTACTGGTCGGGAATGGTACGAGAATTGAGTGTACGGTAGTCAACGCACATTCTCAAAGTACCGTTCTTTTTCCGAACCAGCACAATTGGGGAGGCATAGGGACTCTTAGACTCCTTAATGATGTTGTTCTCCAACAGCTGTTGGAGATGTTGCTGCAAGTCCCTAAGATCAGAGGGAGGCACCCTCCGAGACCTCTCACGGAATGGTGTGTCATCGTCAACACGAATCTGATGCTCCGCATAGCCTGTACTGCCTAGGTCAAATTCATGCCTGGAGAACACATCACTCCTCTGCCTGCACTGATTGAGCAGCCTTTCTTTCCACTCCGAGGAAATCGGGCCCCAATTGATGGGCAGCTCACTAACGTCAACTCGAGGGGAAGGGATGTTATCGCCTACATTAGCACTTACTTGGGAATGGGTTGCCTCGGTGTAACTGTGAGGCTGGGTAGGAAAACTACTAGGGGTAGGGAAACACTTGTCGGGGACATAGGCATCTACTATTGGGCAGTTGCCAGGGACAGTGATAGACTCAGGGCTACTATTGGTCACCAGCACCCTTACCTTTCCAATGGCACCACCTGACAATTTTTGTACTCCCGGAGCTATGTGTAACCCACTTGGAAGTTTGCTGTGGGGATTACACTCTAAGAAAACAGTTGTTTCTTCTTTCAGGGGATTCCTAATTTGGGCAGTCATTACCAATTTGGAGTGGGGAGGTATTTGAGTGCTATGTCCTTTCTTGGTCCTAGCAGTGCCCAATTTGCCATCTGGGGACAACTTTTCTTGTTTTGATATGCTGGCATAGATATCCCTGCATTTAGTACTAATCTTCAATGACTGGGCGAAGCGCGCTCCAGCCATCCTCCTACAAGATTCAAAACAGTGCCTGAAAAGTCCTGAATTTGTGCCAATAATCACTCTATGGTCACAGGGACGCTGGGGGTCTGGTACTACAAGAGCCAAGGTACTAAACTCAGTCCCTGTGCCAGCAAATGACCGTTCAAAACCTATGTTAACGTAGGCCCAACCCAGATAGGGCATAGTCCCATCCCCTCCATGGTACAGGACTAGGTCACTCAGTTCATGCAATTCCCTATCTAGTGTGTCGAAAAGGCTCTTGTGTATAAGAGTGACCTGAGACCCACTATCAAGAAGGCATTTTGTCTCCTTTCCATCTATCCAACATTTTGGGTTAATAGCATCTCCTACTAAACCTTCAGGAACATCGTTCTTGGAAACCTCAACTTTAGAAACAAGTGGGGGAGAATCTAATTTTGGGGCCCCTGGTTTCCCCTTCCCAGGCGCCCTTTCTCGTTTCCCTGGTTGCCAAGGATGTAGTTGACAAGTCTTTTACTCAGTACGTCAGGGGGGACAGAATTCTGACAATTTCTACTGATGTGGCCCTCCTCTCCACACTTGAAGCAAACAACACCAGTATTACTCTGCTGGGACGACTGAGGTTTGGGGGGATTTTTGGTGGGTTGGGGTGCTGGTGGAGGTGCTGGTTGGGGAAGGACATGGGGTTGAGGGGCTGTTTGGGGTGGCAGAATAGAGGGCTCTACCTTACGGTGGGCAGCCTGCTTTTGTTTTGGGCTAACGGGGGGTCTTGAGGCAGACAGAGATTTCTTCAccctttcctcttcttcctgcTTCCTCACTGAAGACAGGAGTTCCAGGAAGGATGGTGGTTTCTCCAGGCGCTCCCTGAGCTGTAGGTTTACTAGGAGCATTTCATGGTAGAGGATGCCCCTGATGAATTGTCGCAGTCTCACCTTGTTGGCGTCATGTGGCTTGACAACTCCTCGCCTGACCACATGGCGCATGACTTCCTGTAAGCGAGAAAGATACTCAGAGGGAGACTCACCTTCAGCCTGGACTGTCTGATGAAATCTGACAAACAGTTCATCATCTGTGTCAGTATCACCAAAAGCCAGATCCAGAGCCCTGAGGTAGTCTGCAGAGCAGGCCTGGGGATTCTCGCGCCTAAGGTCTGTAATGATGCTCGACGCAGGCGGACGCAATGACTCACGAATGCGCTTGCGCCGCTCAGCATC includes these proteins:
- the LOC140231272 gene encoding paraneoplastic antigen Ma3-like, whose product is MAGKSLKQIGQEWCKKEEIRVENALLLATGVKTVPTEVFALALSELYPTLLEVLRRDDPDTGETLLLCEFEDAVAMLGLQAQIVIPVDGETMCRVVQLDGLGPVRGNRVSVKDLRERGLVREWRKAGRRAQEVQSQDIPITNNLPPPSPGSSEPSMSFPDRDIPILAASLARCGLTTGYRKLRCFSGAKTAARDEDSYPIWIEHVESQMEEWQTLDDAERRKRIRESLRPPASSIITDLRRENPQACSADYLRALDLAFGDTDTDDELFVRFHQTVQAEGESPSEYLSRLQEVMRHVVRRGVVKPHDANKVRLRQFIRGILYHEMLLVNLQLRERLEKPPSFLELLSSVRKQEEEERVKKSLSASRPPVSPKQKQAAHRKVEPSILPPQTAPQPHVLPQPAPPPAPQPTKNPPKPQSSQQSNTGVVCFKCGEEGHISRNCQNSVPPDVLSKRLVNYILGNQGNEKGRLGRGNQGPQN